Genomic DNA from Niabella ginsenosidivorans:
CTGTGCATGTAGGCGATACCATCCTTACAGGCAACTATTCCCTCAGTTTTCCCCCGGGGAAAATGGTAGGCACGGTTTCCAAAGTTATTAAGGATGAGGCTACCAATTTCTTTATTCTTAGGGTAAAGCCAACAGCTAATTTTGGCAGCCTGCAACAGGTGTTTATTGTTGAGAATATGAATTACGCCGAACAGCAGCGGTTAAATGATGAAACCATTAAAAAAGTAGAGGCGAAATCTGAAAACAAGTGAGTGACTTAGTAAAAAATAGTATCCGGTTCGTATTATTTGTTTTTGTACAGGTATACGTGTTCAATGTAATGCCGCACCTGCATGAACTGATCACCCCCTATATTTATTTTTTGTTTATACTCTGGCTGCCTTTTACCATAAAAAGAGGCTGGTTGCTGCTGCTTGGATTTTTGCTGGGCATGACGGTTGATTATTTTACCATGACCCCGGGATTGCATGCGGCAGCGGCGGTATTGGTGGCTTTCCTGAGACCCTTCATTATTCACTTATTTGCCCCCAAAGACGCAACGGAATATACTTACCAGGAACCCTCTCCCAAATCAATGGGGTGGACGGCTTACAGCCTGTATGCGTTAATGTTGTCCTTTGCCCATAATTTTTACCTGCAGTTGCTGGAGTGGCTGTCTTTCGGTTCCTTTATTCATTTCCTGCTAAAAACGCTGGTGACCACTGCGGTCAGCATGTTGCTGATCCTGATTACAGAGCTCATTTTCTTCCGCAAGCAACGCTATCGTACCAATACGGCCTAATCGATCAGCTGTATTTGCTAAATTAACGTGGCAGGCTATGAGGCTGTCAAAAGTCGTCATCCGATAGTCAGATTTGAGCGAAACGCCCGCCTGACCGGACGACTACCCGGTATACATATCTTTTGCTAACAGCTATAAGAGGTTCTAATTATTAGGTTTTGCTTTTTTCTTGTTTTTCAATTCCGGAACGCAACTGCAACTACTGTATCCAGCCGACTTCGCAGTGCCTCTTTTTTATACAACGGATGCTTATCGTTTAACGGGCCATGCCTGTAAAAAAGCAGCACATTAGTGACCTGTACAACAGCAGGCAGTGGAATCTACAGCCTGCTATTTCATTAGTATTTTGGGGTTGCTTTTCGATTGGAATCTTCATGTGCGCGGGAGGCCAAAAGGCGGAGCGTTCTTTTGGCTAAGCCTTTTATGCGCATCATTTATTATTGTTTTTGGCGCTTATGAACTCCCTTTGGTCGGTTGGAGGGGTGACCAAAAAGTCCCTTTTGTCATGCTGAATTTATTTCAGCATCTAAAATGGCGTCTGATTGTCAATAGATTCTGAAACAAGTTCAGAACGACAATCCACTATAAACAGACTTTTTGGCCACCCCTAAAAGAAAATAGAAGAGTTGAAAGGTCTGTCCTTATCTCAATAACTCCGCAACTCAATAAAGACAAACTCACAATCAGAATTACTGTACGAACCTGGTTAATAGAAGAAAAAATTTGTGTGTATAGCGTAGCTACTGGCCGGCCGGCATTTTGCTTCACTTCTCCTGATAGTAATCGAGTGCCAATGACAGATGGTATTATGCATTGAGGATCAATTATACTTTCGTCATGCTGAGTTTTTTATAGGGGGCCTAATCATCCGAAAGTTCGGATGAGAGGATGACAAATACGCTTATGGTCACCCTGCCCCGAATGTTCGAGGTATTTCAGGGTCTACTCCTGTTCAGGGTCCAGGGGAACGATAGATAGATGCCGAAACAATTCCGAACTATCGGAACGGCATGACAATAAGAAGGATTGATTTTCAAAACAATCATCTGTCATTGGCAGCGTAGCCGAAGCATCTCTTCAACTCTGAGACCTTTCGACTTCGCTGTGCTGCCAATGATGCATTTGTAAGTAACTGATTTGTAATATTCTTTTCCCGTTCAATTGTATACCTTATTTAAAGCTCCCTGGTATTTTATTTGTACCTTTTTGCTTGTCCAAAAATCCCGATCGCTATCGGGGCAAAAAAGACTCCTGAAATCGGTTATAGCAGGATTCCGGGGGGCACTTCTATCGGCTTCAGCACATAGTGGTATGTTTCGCTTTCAGTGAAACGCTCAGCTGTTGAATTACTATCATTAAGCTGATATAGACCTATATTTAGAAACTCTTTCAATTTGAAAGAGCAAATAAAATATGTCATCGCATCATTGACTTGGGCCACCTGTATTCTAATGGTGTTTAAAGCTGGTGGCAGACACCGGTCTTTGGTAAGATGTATGTACCCCGGATAGCCGGGGGGGCTAAAGCTGGTTGATCCTATCCGGTTATTTAAGTAAATCGTATAAGTTAGGCAACCGGATTCTCAACTCTCAACGCTCAATTCTCAATTCTGTGAATTTTTCAGCCTAAATTTGCGCCCTATGGCAACTACAGATACGAATAAATTTCAGGCGATCATATCGCATTGTAAAGAGTATGGATTTATTTTCCCCAGCAGCGAGATCTACGA
This window encodes:
- a CDS encoding rod shape-determining protein MreD, translating into MSDLVKNSIRFVLFVFVQVYVFNVMPHLHELITPYIYFLFILWLPFTIKRGWLLLLGFLLGMTVDYFTMTPGLHAAAAVLVAFLRPFIIHLFAPKDATEYTYQEPSPKSMGWTAYSLYALMLSFAHNFYLQLLEWLSFGSFIHFLLKTLVTTAVSMLLILITELIFFRKQRYRTNTA